The Brassica oleracea var. oleracea cultivar TO1000 chromosome C6, BOL, whole genome shotgun sequence genome includes a region encoding these proteins:
- the LOC106298496 gene encoding signal peptidase complex catalytic subunit SEC11C isoform X1 → MGWMGETIDSIKSIQIRQLLTQAISLGMIVTSALIIWKALMCVTGSESPVVVVLSGSMEPGFKRGDILFLHMSKDPIRAGEIVVFNVDGRDIPIVHRVIKVHERENTEEVDVLTKGDNNYGDDRLLYAEGQQWLHRHHIMGRAVGFLPYVGWVTIIMTEKPIIKYILIGALGLLVITSKD, encoded by the exons ATGGGTTGGATGGGAGAAACCATAGATTCAATAAAATCCATTCAGATCCGTCAGCTTCTCACTCAAGCCATCAGTCTTG GGATGATTGTTACGTCTGCTTTGATCATATGGAAAGCTTTGATGTGTGTCACTGGCAGCGAATCTCCTGTGGTTGTTGTTCTCTCTGGAAGTATGGAGCCTGGCTTCAAGAGG GGGGATATACTGTTCTTGCACATGAGTAAAGACCCTATTCGAGCTGGAGAAATTGTTGTTTTCAATGTTGAT GGTCGGGATATTCCCATTGTGCATCGTGTCATTAAG GTTCACGAAAGGGAGAATACAGAAGAAGTCGATGTTTTGACAAAAG GTGACAATAACTATGGAGATGATAGACTTCTGTATGCTGAAGGGCAGCAGTGGCTTCATCGACATCATATAATGGGTCGTGCTGTCGG GTTCTTGCCTTATGTTGGATGGGTGACTATCATTATGACGGAAAAGCCTATCATCAAG TACATTCTCATAGGGGCCTTGGGTTTACTCGTTATAACGTCCAAGGATTGA
- the LOC106298496 gene encoding signal peptidase complex catalytic subunit SEC11C isoform X2, with protein sequence MIVTSALIIWKALMCVTGSESPVVVVLSGSMEPGFKRGDILFLHMSKDPIRAGEIVVFNVDGRDIPIVHRVIKVHERENTEEVDVLTKGDNNYGDDRLLYAEGQQWLHRHHIMGRAVGFLPYVGWVTIIMTEKPIIKYILIGALGLLVITSKD encoded by the exons ATGATTGTTACGTCTGCTTTGATCATATGGAAAGCTTTGATGTGTGTCACTGGCAGCGAATCTCCTGTGGTTGTTGTTCTCTCTGGAAGTATGGAGCCTGGCTTCAAGAGG GGGGATATACTGTTCTTGCACATGAGTAAAGACCCTATTCGAGCTGGAGAAATTGTTGTTTTCAATGTTGAT GGTCGGGATATTCCCATTGTGCATCGTGTCATTAAG GTTCACGAAAGGGAGAATACAGAAGAAGTCGATGTTTTGACAAAAG GTGACAATAACTATGGAGATGATAGACTTCTGTATGCTGAAGGGCAGCAGTGGCTTCATCGACATCATATAATGGGTCGTGCTGTCGG GTTCTTGCCTTATGTTGGATGGGTGACTATCATTATGACGGAAAAGCCTATCATCAAG TACATTCTCATAGGGGCCTTGGGTTTACTCGTTATAACGTCCAAGGATTGA